The Melitaea cinxia chromosome 16, ilMelCinx1.1, whole genome shotgun sequence genome contains the following window.
ATCTTTGGTCTTTGTCGCTCGCGTATAAACATATTGCCGTTGCGCTCACACAGGTCTAGTGACAGCCGCATTCACAGTTTGTCaacctttttacttttattttttttaccaaatttaagTCACATGATTCAtcgttattcatttttaatttaagtcaaaagttaacaatactCATATTAAATGCGAATGTGTGTTTATTGGTGTCTTTTTTCACACAGCAAcagatctaagatttttttgcatataaaaAGTATAGCCACCAAATTATACACATAGTAATATATAcactaacttttatttatatatatgtctatatacttataacttatgtataagttattttctatgattaaacaaaaaatattttattctgtgaCTAGACCGATCCACGGACAGATAGCGTAGATTTAGTGTAGTGTGCAAACAATGAGTTCTAAGACATTCCAAATTCTAAACTCTACCGATTTTTTAAagcttcgtattttatataaaattttgagaaccactggcagtaggcaaaaaggtcattgtacgaaattcttcATGTTCCGCGTCCGTGATATACTGTGTTagcagtattattattttgaattaatacaCGAACCAAAACCAGCACAAAAAAGCGAAACCAACATGCAGAATGTTAATCATGTTTAATTCTCAATCTCGCATGAACATTCTTATAGTTACACGTGCAACTTTTTCATATGCATTCCTTCAATATATAAActcttttgcaaaaaaaaaaaacgggcaCTTAAGCAAAGAACTATTTTATAGTTACTATTAGTTTGTTTGACAATTTTAGGTTTTGTTATCCTcagaattttataaatcaattggGAAGGAATAGTTTTCATCAGTTttatcataacattttgatgaaattattgAGAAATAATGTTTAAGCTCAAAACACTATTATTGTACCTGCTcgctaaataaaaatgaaacgcgttaatttctttgtttttctcGAATACACTAAAAGCAGGTAAAAGTTTAGTATTAAGTGTGACCCCCCTCTTCCTGAAATCACAGCTTGCATTCGTCTGGGCAGGCTAGCGAGTATATCTTTTGTGGTTTCTTGGGGAATACGTTCCCACTCCGCCGTAATCACATTCTTTAGCTCTCTGATGGTCTGCGGAGCCGGCTGCACTGATCTCACTCGTCGCTTCAGAACGTCCCAGACATGCTCTATGGGATTGAGGTCCGGACTTCTAGCTGGCCAGTCCAAACGACGAATTCCGACTTCTAGCATATACACTTCCACATCGCCAGACCGGCGAGCGTTGTCGTCCATAAAAATTGAGTTTTCGCTAAGAGCGGTTAAAGCGGGTTGTGCATAAGGAATTAGAACTTTCGTTATGTATCGGTGTCCAGTCAGTGTACCGTTTTCGATGAAGACTAACTCCCTACGATCCATAGAATTTATTCCTGCCCAAAACATAACAGAACCCCCCTCCATAAAGTGTGATTTCTTCAAAAGATGCCTCTGCAAAGCGTTCTCCTCGTCTACGTAGCACTCGCCGACGTTGGTCTTCACCATGCAGAGATATCCTGGCTTCATCGGAGAACAATACCCTATCCCAGTCTTCATGAATCCATGACACACAATTTCGAGCGAAGCTATGCCTGGCAACTCGATGTGCACGGAATAAATTAGGGCCGCGTGCCGGGCGATGACTGTGTATATTAGCAGCGAGAAGCCTCCTTCTGACCGTCCATAGACTAATTTGCACATTTCTTACTTCTTCGAGGCTGTTCTTGAGGTCCACACAAGAAGATTTGCGATTTCTCAACGCTTGACTAACTAGAAAACGATTATCCCATGGTTCGGTACATGTCTTTCTGCCAGAACCAGGCCTTTTCTTGACGGAACCGGTCTCTTTATAGCGCTGCCAGGTCCTTTGAACTGTCGACCAACTCACATTTAGCCTCTGAGCCACGAAGCATTGACTGCAACCTTCTTCAAGCAGCGCAATAATTGTACTCGCTTTTATCACTTTATCTACCATTTTCGAGATTGCTAAACAGcaataacaatacttttaaatgTCAAGGACAtcagataatttaataaaaattgacaaaaagttatttagtcaaaaatttgaatttggaatgtACTCTTATAAACATTATGTCACTTTTATAACTGGCCAGTAACATGTTCAAATGATTAAAACctttttggtattttatttttttcagccAGGAAGAAAATCAAAACCGCccgtttttttttgcaaatgaGTGTATATTCCCTTGATAAAGAAATACATCTTCATTTTCCATTTCTATTTTGCATGTATGGTTGAAAAGTTGCCGAAAACATATTCGTTTAGAttgtaacgtatatttttattcttcgttcactctcttaacaattatttcgtttcGGCGAATTATTATTCTTCATTGCTAGGCGATTCGCTATTAGCGTGTTTCGTGTGACGTGGGGCTGCGTAAGCGGTCGTTGGTGGGGTTCGCGGTGTAGATTAGCCTCAGCACTATATAAGCGCTGGTGCTGTGCGGCTCATCCCTTTTCCTTGGTCTTCAGCCTCGGTCAGGTTCAGGGTGCGATTTTGTTGGGTGAGTTGTTGTAATATTActtacacttttatttaattttaattactaatttacttttgttttaattgctaATATGTGTGTAGATTGTGTGTGTTAGATTAATTTGAATTGCTctaaagtttattgttttattaaattaaattattgtaaaatgttagGATGTGCGTGTCTTTGTGGGCCATTTCCGTGTCAACCCAAAGACGTTGGGGGTTGGCTATGGAAGGGCTCACTTCCTGGTGTGACCTTCCATGGTCCGTGCGGAGACGTGCGGTGCCGTTGTTGCCGGTGATACCACGTGGCCGGATTTTGTGGATTGGCTGGGACTCCAACATCTACGAGCACGGATCAGCATCAAGATTCTTCTCTCTGGCcgagaaatttttttttaaccctgGCTGACATCGTGATGGAGATGGTGTCGTGGAGCTTGGACATCTGAACTCGAGTGACTGGCGGTTGATCGTCCAGGGAGTTTCTGCGGAGGCACGTGTCACGGAGACCCTCTATGATAGGTGACCACAGTTAACCTCCACCCACGTGTCAGAAATAATTCGAACCCTCAGTgtagtataaattaattttagataaatctAAAATGTATTTCGGTCCATagtgtagatttaaaataatttctggtTGTGTTAAACTCGTTCATTTCATCCATAAACGGAAGATAAAGTTGTTTGttcattcaaatttgtattaagcttaaaattgtgtttccttgtaataaattactttttacattAGTCTAATTTGATTTTGTTCTCCAATCCAATGTGACTTTGTAATGTAACGtgttttatgtaacttttttggtaaatatatatatttacctctctgtgatttagttcgtcgcgttaaaaaaaattaatattctcttattctatgctcttttaatttaattacatttacatatatttattacaatttttaaacgcGCGATaagatgattattattattgacctaTCAATTCAAATAATAGTTTGTGTcctacaatttttaattaattgaatattctGTTACTATTAattcttcggtgcgacgaagctAGTCttgcggtcaacaacccgcctgcccagcgtggtgattatgggcaaaacacataagctcacgccatttttcgcACGAGTTtatccagcaatggactgtatcaggctgaagtgatgaatctTACGTTCACTGAATAAATACCTGGTACAAATtacatacaattaatttaaaagaatatttcataGTTCGTGTATTTACTTACCTTTCGACACAGATTTTCTGCGAAAAAAGTCTGCAAAAATATTCCGGAATCCATACATAATAATAGTTTGACTTATAATATCGCTTAAATGCTTTATATTAGGATTCCGTACCCAAAGGATAAAAATGGGACCCTATTACGAAAACTTCGCTGCCTGTATGTTAGTcggtccgtccgtccgtccgttcGTCCGTCTATCTGTCCATcaggctgtatctcaagaactagatagctagacagttgaaattttcacaaattatgtatttctgttgccgctataataacaaatactaaaaacataataaaattaaaaattaaggggaggctcccatacaacaaacgcgattttttatttttggttgaTCAATAAATggtagtagtaatagtaatagtGGTGGTAGTGGTAGTAGTAATGGTGGTAATGGAATCAGGTAGGcatttgaaatattcacaaaatacttaattgtatatttactttaataataaataataaaattacaacacaaaaaaatatttacctaagGGGCGCTCTCATACAACGGTCATAGCCATGGTATGTGcccgttgtgctggcggttgcgggttcgatccctgcacatgacaaaatttgtattagccgtacaggtgtttgccgtggtctgggtgtttgtgcagttcttgtgagtctccccaccgtgccttggagagtacgttaagctgtcggttccggttgttatcatgtacacctgatagtgatcgttactcatattaccTATTTTCGGTTgaagttttacaaaatatttagttttatttaacaattaaatattttatagaacacatatttatatttagtttagtcttttatatttatatatagtttagtCTTCGTGCGCGAGTTCGACTCGCTTTTGGCcgatttttattgtataaaataaacaatcgtCTAAAACGCGCAGTGACTTCTATGCCAATCATATGTTCACTTGTATGAGAAAACCGACTTTGAGTTGCCGCCGTTTACCGACTGATGGCGTTGCCGAGCTCCATCACGCTATCCAAGAGGCCTATTGGTCAAGTGAAGTGAAGTGACTTCGATTATTCTCGTATATCTTGTACCGTTAGAGCTATTGTaacgaattttaaatatattttttttaacatttactgTTTCCAACTGTAGATTTTAAATTGACACCCATATAGATGTGGCGGCATCTGTCTCGCGACATACAAACCAGAGCAAACTGACGTATTCTAAATCGCGATATAAAAGTTATCAGTGCaattgaatatttatacaaaaacccAACAACAACCGTCGTACGTCGGGGTGGTAGTCCACTAGatacaacacccgtctggtcggaagATCCTCCCCTTGCGAGTTTGGATGAGAAACTTTACACTCTGTTCCTTCCACCcacaaactggtgaccccgacatGAGAACCATTATCATATATGATAACGGCTCTCATTACCTTTACTTACCATAGGTGAGGCGtttgaattgaattatattaaatttcactAAACCATCTTACCGAGATAAAgtcaaattttagtttttttataaaaaaattttttgatcaTTTGCGCTCTTTATtagaataaagaaaattttaacaaatgtaatatataaaaaaaatatgctggATCTCCTGCATGTACATTCAAACCCTAAAAAACGGTTTGCAAAGTTGGGTACAGtcagaattttaatatttcaaatatgttattcttctgatttttgtttttgttttagtaacAGTTTGTAGTTCTTGAAAAAATGTTTCACTTTTTATGCTTCTGTAGCTTAGCATTGAGGAGAGGAAGAGTTAGTAATTTATTAGAGTTATCAagaatatattgaaattatacagtatttttaatcgattctaccttaaaaagataaaaaaaggaATCGATTTCGTTTTAGTAAATGTTTCTTATGTCATCGACGTCAATGACAAGTGACAACTATCTGTCATAAGTCTAGTGTCCTGCTACAGGAATGACATTGAGGTTAtatctttgtaaaaaaaatcctaatttaAATTAGCTGAATTAAGAAGTTCCTTGCGTAAGCTTtcagttattaaaaaaagtaagtgCATTGAATTTTTCACggggtattaatattttatacagtaaagttttataaatttaatttctatgaTATCTGTAACACCAATTATTAggttattgtattaaatactgTCTTAATACAAAATCATTGTAAAAAAAGGCTAGACATTACTCAGTTCTTGATTTTCATTTTAGGTGATTAATAGTAACAAAGATGTCTTTTCCTGATAAACAACAACGAAAAATATGTTGGGATTCTAGAGATAAATACTGGGAATGCTTAGACGATCAAAATATAAAAGACAGTTCCGAAAAACCTAAAGCATGTGCTGAGCTTAGGAGAATATTTGAAAAATCATGCCCACCCAAATGGGTGACACATTTTGATAGAAAAAGagattatgatttatttaaacaaaaaatgcaaAAAGAAGGTTTTGAACCAATCAAAGAAAGTACATAGTTACACAGTAATAATTGAACTTATATTGTtgtaaatatagattatttagtaaattatttatatttaatattggcttttatttattaaaccattatatgtatgtttaaatagaaatttaacAACATAAACAAGGtacataattcttattttaaattattttcgcaATTAAGATTATACTTATTGAGTATATTTTGTCAACAGACATCAGCAACAAAATATAATGGATCTATTAGAAgaatcattattaaaattaagtgtAAATACAGCAGATATAAGATCAAAGGATATACAggtaaaaattcaattttcacAAAATACTTTTACGTTTACGTTACGTTTTATGTTTTAGAGAGTATACAATGTGcagctaataaatatttatttttctctatttttaAGGGATTGTTGctagcaataaaaaaaactagtgttAACAAAGAATACTGTGATCAAATTTTGGAGAAGTTATGTATGCATCTAGAAACTGGACTTCAAGAATTTGATGATCAACTTCTTTGTTCTACTTGTTTTTATATAGTACTTAATAAATCTGACAaccaagaattttatttaagaaaggtgttgaaagttatgcagtatgagttggaaataaaagaaaatgtttttgaaaaatCTAGAATTTCTTTGGCAATATCTTTGTGCTATGGTATATTTCAATCTACATATCTACTTCAACAGCAAGAAAATTCTAATAGTACAATGGAGCAAACTATAGAAgggatttttaatttattaatacaaaaagctTATGAATACActcaatatacatttattgcTTTCAAAATCATGACCTCTTTTAAAAAAGTTGTGGGAACTAAATTTCAAGACATTTTGTTTAACAAAGATAACcaagtaaaacttttaaatctgaTAAATCAAAATTGGGAGAATCCCATAACAGgtgtaagaaatttaaataagattgtTTTCCAAAACTTGTTACTAGTCTTGGACCAAGATATATATGAATCGGTTTTTAAAGAAATCAATAGTTTTTACTGGAACAAAGCAAAATTTCTGATGCTAGCTGAAATAATAGAGCATAGCAAAACTGATATTAAATGTTTGGTTTCTGAAAATCAATGGCTTGATGGACTTGTATACAGCTTATCTAAACCAGGTTTAGTATCGGCCGGAGCTGATATGTATAGtgctgttttaaaaaaaattaactctgAAGAAACTTGGATTTCCATCTTcttagtaaaaattattgaagTATTCGGTGGCACctgttttaaaacaattgaGAACTTCACTAACTATTGgtgtttaaatactttaaaaaaatttccgTCAGTATGGCAGTTATTAATCGATGagttaaataatatcaattacacagaatataaattatacagtattatatgtataacaaaGCAAGGCACCAAACTTGGAATATCAAAAGAAAACTTACCAAATTGTAGTAGTGAATTAAAAATGGAAGagaattgtgttttatttttagaacacTGTAATACATCAATCAGAATGTTggcatttgaaaatatttgtatttctcaACCAAATTTATTACCACGTGAAAGTGATTATAAACTGATActgaaatatttgtttgacAATATAAACTCTGATTGTACAGTGTTACGAATAAGTAtgataaataatctaaaaatatttttggataaATTACATGTTATATCTTTAAACACAATTTCAAAAGATAGTAACAATGATGTCCAAAATATGCTCTCCTTTTGTCAAAATTTGCAAATATTGGTTATAGAGTCCATTAGTCTTAATGGTAATTATCAAAGAAAAATTACTTCcattaaaattacacaaacaatattaaaaagttttgttgaattaaaacctaaaaaaaaacaacaggtAAGAGAAATAAATATGTCCCTAATtgcatttttaaaagaaaatggcTACTGGAAATTAAATGATAACAGTCTGATAATGAAACTCGTGGATTTATTAAAAGATCCAGCAAGTGATGTTCATGAAGGTGTTCTTCAAGTACTATCGGAATTTTACACAACAGAACTATGTGATTCAAgtataataaactatttaatagaagaggctttaaaatatatttcaagtaaattttTCTATGAAATAAGTTGTGGTCAAATCATGTTTAAacttgttattaatattttattgacaacAAAAAATATGGAAAGTAAGTTTAAAAGTGtggaagatattttttattatgcctTTAGTGAAATCAATACAGAATATGCTTCAAAAACAAATGTAGTAAAATCAATTCAAGACGGAAAACAATTACATTCCTTTTTGAGCATTTTGTCTATAATTTTTGAATCCTCAATCAAGAattctgtacaaataaaaatcacaaaagaCACTATTTTCTCTCTACTAAATGTAGTTGATTGTATTTCTAATCAATTTGTATGGGAAGAGGATTTATCAACCAGTTCTGATTTCTCAAAAATGAGTGAT
Protein-coding sequences here:
- the LOC123660879 gene encoding cytochrome c oxidase assembly factor 6 homolog, which codes for MSFPDKQQRKICWDSRDKYWECLDDQNIKDSSEKPKACAELRRIFEKSCPPKWVTHFDRKRDYDLFKQKMQKEGFEPIKEST